Within Pseudomonas paeninsulae, the genomic segment CGGCCGCAACGTCTTTCTCGAAGTGCGCGCCGGCACCGGCGGCGACGAGGCGGCGATCTTCTCCGGCGACCTGTTCCGCATGTATTCGCGCTATGCCGAACGGCGTGGCTGGCGGGTCGAGATTCTCTCGGCCAGCGAAGGTGAGCACGGCGGCTACAAGGAAGTGATCGCCCGGGTCGAAGGCGACAATGTCTACGGAAAGCTCAAGTTCGAGTCCGGCGCCCACCGCGTACAACGGGTCCCGGAAACCGAATCCCAGGGCCGCATCCACACCTCGGCGTGCACCGTGGCGGTGTTGCCCGAGCCGGATGAACAGGCCGCCATCGACATCAATCCGGCCGATTTGCGCATCGACACCTACCGCTCCTCCGGTGCCGGTGGTCAGCACGTCAATACCACCGACTCGGCGATCCGCATCACCCACATTCCCAGCGGCACGGTGGTCGAATGCCAGGAAGAGCGTTCCCAGCACAAGAACCGTGCGCGGGCCATGGCCTGGTTGTCGGCCAAGTTGAAGGACCAGCAGGAAGCGGCCGCGCACAAGGAAATTTCCGACACGCGCAAATTACTGGTGGGCTCCGGTGACCGTTCCGAGCGGATTCGTACCTACAACTTCCCCCAGGGCCGGGTCACCGACCACCGCATCAGCCTGACCCTGTATTCGCTCAATGAAGTGATGGCCGGTGGCGTCGACGCGGTGATCGAGCCGCTGCTCGCCGAATACCAGGCCGACCAGTTGGCTGCATTGGGCGATTGATCTGCTGCGGTTAACCGATACCTTGTAGGGTGGAAACCCGCAAAGTGGTTTTCCACCAAGGTGTCGCTGGTGGACAACGCTGCGCGGTTGTCCACCCTACGAATCTCCACCAGACGACTGTCATGGCCACCATCGAATCCCTGCTCAACAATGCCGAACTGCCCGACTCGCCAACGCCGCGACTGGACGCCGAGCTGTTGCTCGCCCATGCCCTGGGCAAGTCGCGCAGCTACCTGCACACCTGGCCCGAGCGTGAAGTCGACACCGAGCAAGGCGCACGGTTTGCCGCCGACCTGCAGCGGCGCCAGGCCGGCGAGCCGGTGGCGCATATTCTCGGCCGCCAGGGTTTCTGGAGCCTGGAACTGGACGTCGCGGCGCACACCCTGATTCCCCGTCCGGACACCGAGTTGCTGGTGGAGACCGCGTTACAGCTGATTCCGGCCACTCCCGCGGCGGTACTCGACCTGGGCACCGGCACCGGCGCGATTGCCCTGGCCCTGGCCAGTGAACGGCCGGCCTGGCAGGCGAGCGGGGTCGACCGGGTGCCGCAGGCGGTGGCCCTGGCCGAGCGCAACCGCGCGCGGCTCAAGTTGGCCAATGCACGCTTCAGCGAGAGTCACTGGTTTACCGCTCTGGCCGGCCAGCGTTATCAGTTGATCGTCAGCAACCCGCCGTATATCGCCGCCGATGACCAGCATCTGGGCGAGGGCGATCTGCGCTTCGAGCCAAGCAGTGCGCTGGTGGCCGGGGTCGATGGGCTGGATGATATCCGCCTGATCATCGAACAGGCGCCGGACTATCTCGAACCCAGCGGCTGGCTGTTGCTGGAACACGGCTTCGACCAGGCCGCCGCGGTGCGCGGGCTGCTGGCTGCGCGCGGTTTCAGCGCGGTGGAGAGCCGGCGTGACCTGGGTGGCCATGAACGTATCAGCCTCGGACGTTACGACCATGAGTGAGCAGAACATGCTGAACGATGACGAGCTGCTGCGTTACAGCCGGCAGATCCTAGTGCAACAGATCGATATCGACGGTCAGTTGCGCCTCAAGCACAGCCGCGCGCTGATCGTCGGCCTGGGTGGGCTGGGCTCGCCGGTGGCGTTGTATCTGGCCGCAGCCGGGGTTGGCGAGTTGCACCTGGCGGATTTCGACACGGTCGACCTGACCA encodes:
- the prfA gene encoding peptide chain release factor 1; its protein translation is MKASLINKLDMLQDRFEELTALLGDAEVIGNQNQFRAYSREYAEIEPVNSAFRAFRKVQADLEGAQALLKDSDPDMREMAEEEASEAKEKLIELEDNLQRMLLPKDPSDGRNVFLEVRAGTGGDEAAIFSGDLFRMYSRYAERRGWRVEILSASEGEHGGYKEVIARVEGDNVYGKLKFESGAHRVQRVPETESQGRIHTSACTVAVLPEPDEQAAIDINPADLRIDTYRSSGAGGQHVNTTDSAIRITHIPSGTVVECQEERSQHKNRARAMAWLSAKLKDQQEAAAHKEISDTRKLLVGSGDRSERIRTYNFPQGRVTDHRISLTLYSLNEVMAGGVDAVIEPLLAEYQADQLAALGD
- the prmC gene encoding peptide chain release factor N(5)-glutamine methyltransferase codes for the protein MATIESLLNNAELPDSPTPRLDAELLLAHALGKSRSYLHTWPEREVDTEQGARFAADLQRRQAGEPVAHILGRQGFWSLELDVAAHTLIPRPDTELLVETALQLIPATPAAVLDLGTGTGAIALALASERPAWQASGVDRVPQAVALAERNRARLKLANARFSESHWFTALAGQRYQLIVSNPPYIAADDQHLGEGDLRFEPSSALVAGVDGLDDIRLIIEQAPDYLEPSGWLLLEHGFDQAAAVRGLLAARGFSAVESRRDLGGHERISLGRYDHE